From Methanocella paludicola SANAE, a single genomic window includes:
- a CDS encoding molybdenum cofactor guanylyltransferase — MRSGLILAGGRSTRFGGGEKSLKLVGGRRMICRVVDALCPVVDELVISVRDEQQKDLLFPFISGYYFAYDEVQGIGPLSGILSGLKRLKGDYAVVVACDMPLINSAAVRLLFEKALGHDAAVPRHEDGLIEPLHAVYQRGPMLRAVEESIAAGESKISAPLKRLKDVVYVPDDAVRAVDPELETFLNVNRAEDMEKLRLKK; from the coding sequence ATGAGGTCTGGCCTGATACTGGCAGGAGGCCGCTCGACCAGGTTCGGCGGCGGTGAGAAATCGCTGAAGCTGGTCGGGGGCAGGCGGATGATATGCCGGGTCGTCGACGCGCTCTGCCCCGTCGTGGACGAGCTCGTCATCTCGGTGAGGGACGAGCAGCAGAAAGACCTGCTGTTCCCTTTTATCAGCGGCTACTACTTCGCCTATGACGAAGTGCAGGGCATCGGCCCGCTATCGGGCATTTTATCCGGCCTTAAGCGCCTGAAGGGCGATTATGCCGTCGTCGTGGCCTGCGACATGCCTTTAATAAACTCCGCGGCCGTCCGGCTCTTGTTCGAGAAGGCGCTCGGCCACGACGCCGCCGTGCCCCGCCATGAGGACGGGCTCATTGAGCCCCTGCACGCCGTATATCAGAGGGGGCCCATGCTCAGGGCCGTAGAGGAGTCCATCGCGGCCGGCGAGAGCAAGATATCGGCTCCCCTGAAGAGGCTGAAGGACGTGGTATACGTGCCCGACGACGCCGTCAGGGCCGTCGACCCGGAGCTTGAGACTTTTCTGAACGTGAACCGGGCCGAGGACATGGAGAAGCTCAGGCTAAAAAAATAG
- a CDS encoding DUF92 domain-containing protein: protein MYPRLSTFGRQSLDAELKRQSAYISLGLLALLFPFVPKWVIVLGVLFGVVAILYMPKNSFIFRAFASERDMEAGVLIGPLKFSFAILLLAILVVSLDLPVYVMAATIGIVAFGEGAATLVNVLVSRNKALFWIVTLLILGTLFGFIFGGWAMVNMGMGTDRLDLMFFLAVIGTVTGALLYTIVDEESIAIPLGAGMAMWLFSSFTYARIPASAEIIIAATFPLIIGVASYKLNAADLSGALAGVLSGLLMILFGGIGWFALLLVFFFLGTLFTKYKYRYKVEIGTAQMNKGSRGYRNVFGNCLFPLILVVGFGAIGSFELPYVGTVDRTIFIMGYLGAMATATADTLASEIGSTYRGEPRLITTLKKVRPGTDGAVSILGEVSALFGSVAIAVVAIAMGVAGPDAGVAFLLAVLGGLLGTNIDSVLGATFQQKKLLTNEGVNFFSTVVGGIISMGLYYLFFMY, encoded by the coding sequence ATGTACCCGAGGCTCAGCACTTTTGGCCGGCAATCGCTAGACGCCGAGCTGAAGCGGCAGTCCGCGTACATCTCCCTCGGCCTGCTGGCGCTGCTGTTCCCCTTCGTGCCCAAGTGGGTCATCGTCCTGGGCGTCCTGTTCGGGGTCGTGGCCATCCTGTACATGCCTAAAAATTCTTTTATCTTCAGGGCGTTCGCCTCCGAGCGCGACATGGAGGCTGGCGTGCTCATCGGCCCGCTGAAGTTCAGCTTCGCCATCCTTCTCCTGGCCATCCTGGTCGTGTCGCTCGACTTACCGGTCTACGTGATGGCCGCCACCATCGGCATCGTGGCATTCGGCGAGGGGGCCGCCACCCTGGTCAACGTCCTGGTCTCCCGGAATAAGGCGCTCTTCTGGATCGTCACGCTCCTCATACTGGGCACTTTATTCGGCTTCATATTCGGGGGCTGGGCGATGGTGAACATGGGCATGGGCACGGACCGGCTCGACCTGATGTTCTTTTTAGCGGTAATAGGCACGGTGACCGGCGCGCTCCTCTATACGATCGTGGACGAGGAGAGCATCGCCATACCGCTGGGCGCGGGCATGGCCATGTGGCTGTTCTCGTCGTTCACCTACGCGCGCATCCCCGCCTCGGCCGAAATAATCATCGCCGCGACGTTCCCGCTGATCATCGGCGTCGCCTCGTACAAGCTGAACGCCGCCGACCTCTCCGGCGCCCTGGCGGGCGTGCTCTCCGGGCTGCTCATGATCCTGTTCGGGGGCATCGGCTGGTTCGCCCTGCTTCTCGTGTTCTTCTTCCTGGGCACCCTCTTCACCAAGTACAAGTACAGGTACAAGGTCGAGATCGGCACGGCCCAGATGAATAAAGGCTCCCGGGGGTACCGGAACGTGTTCGGCAACTGCCTGTTCCCTCTAATATTAGTGGTCGGTTTCGGCGCCATCGGGAGCTTCGAGCTCCCGTACGTCGGTACCGTCGACAGGACCATCTTCATCATGGGGTACCTGGGCGCCATGGCCACGGCGACCGCCGACACCCTGGCCAGCGAGATCGGCTCCACTTATAGGGGCGAGCCTCGCTTGATCACCACGCTTAAAAAGGTTAGGCCTGGCACGGACGGCGCCGTATCCATCCTGGGCGAGGTATCGGCCCTGTTCGGCTCGGTCGCCATCGCCGTCGTGGCCATCGCCATGGGCGTCGCCGGCCCCGACGCGGGGGTCGCCTTCCTCCTCGCGGTGCTGGGCGGGCTCCTGGGCACTAACATCGACAGCGTACTGGGCGCCACCTTCCAGCAGAAGAAGCTGCTGACTAACGAGGGCGTGAACTTTTTCTCCACAGTGGTCGGCGGCATCATATCGATGGGCCTATACTATCTGTTTTTTATGTATTAG
- a CDS encoding undecaprenyl diphosphate synthase family protein, with protein MAYKIYERSLASGIKQSPVPRCIALVISDGDLIDRPALNKLLQLIEWCAELGVHEASIYVSVTDTSAVSRLVECIRDVFDGAGFPGKIVSPGGIADIEGDMPCTVSVSIGYGGKHELINALRAAMKDVKEGRLSEDSIDEQAIDSRLVFKCEPDLFIRTGEERLTDFLIWQAVYSELYFTDVNWEDFRKIDLLRAIRDYQYRQRRYGT; from the coding sequence ATGGCATATAAGATCTACGAAAGGTCCCTGGCCAGCGGTATTAAGCAGAGCCCCGTGCCCCGTTGTATAGCGCTCGTCATTTCGGACGGCGACCTCATCGACCGGCCTGCGCTCAACAAGCTGCTCCAGCTGATCGAATGGTGCGCCGAGCTGGGCGTCCACGAGGCGTCCATTTACGTGAGCGTGACCGACACCAGCGCCGTGTCCAGGCTGGTGGAGTGCATCCGGGACGTCTTTGATGGCGCCGGGTTCCCGGGGAAGATCGTATCCCCGGGAGGCATCGCGGACATAGAGGGCGACATGCCGTGCACGGTCAGCGTCTCCATCGGGTACGGCGGCAAGCACGAGCTGATCAACGCGCTCCGGGCCGCGATGAAGGACGTGAAGGAGGGCAGGCTCTCCGAGGACAGCATCGACGAGCAGGCCATCGATTCCCGCCTCGTGTTCAAGTGCGAGCCCGACCTGTTCATCCGCACGGGCGAGGAAAGGCTCACCGATTTTCTGATATGGCAGGCCGTGTACTCCGAGCTGTACTTTACGGACGTGAACTGGGAGGACTTCCGTAAGATCGACCTGCTCAGGGCGATCAGGGACTACCAGTACAGGCAGCGCAGGTACGGCACATGA
- a CDS encoding lysylphosphatidylglycerol synthase transmembrane domain-containing protein has protein sequence MITEKDIMFPDIPFGKTAVLIVIGLAIYFGYLYLVGFDSVLDVLLHADYWYMALAVIISLSANAFHAAGWWVYLKSMGYKTSFFKAYQIYLASIFFVNLLPTMAVSGEVSKIYFVQKSTPGSRFDKTLATCVMSRVLEIVPIASGATVGVLYLAFFYGMPIWATAFCLFVALAMASVAVGGLVVTMDNVLLRRLANSAFRLLGRLLRKDLSAQAEHVDIILAQFDTSLKDMTSNRALVAGSLVLILVAWCLDVSVAYIAFMAMGSPVSPVLVVTVFSVMVILQMLPIFLPGGIGVVDIVMTTLYMTVGISKNAAAGATIMVRFVTLWFLTALGGLVTLYLTKAHGKNGAR, from the coding sequence ATGATCACAGAGAAGGACATCATGTTCCCGGACATACCCTTCGGGAAGACCGCCGTGCTCATCGTGATAGGGCTCGCTATTTACTTCGGCTACTTATACCTGGTCGGCTTCGACAGCGTCCTGGACGTGCTCCTGCACGCGGACTACTGGTACATGGCGCTGGCTGTCATCATCTCCCTGTCCGCAAATGCCTTCCACGCGGCCGGATGGTGGGTATACCTTAAAAGCATGGGATATAAGACATCGTTCTTCAAGGCGTACCAGATCTACCTCGCGTCCATATTTTTCGTCAACCTGCTACCTACGATGGCCGTGAGCGGCGAAGTCTCTAAGATTTATTTCGTGCAGAAGAGCACGCCCGGGAGCCGTTTCGATAAGACGCTGGCCACGTGCGTCATGAGCAGGGTGCTCGAGATCGTCCCCATCGCTTCAGGCGCGACGGTCGGCGTGCTTTACCTGGCTTTCTTCTACGGGATGCCCATCTGGGCCACTGCTTTCTGCCTGTTCGTCGCCCTCGCCATGGCATCAGTGGCCGTAGGCGGGCTCGTCGTGACCATGGACAACGTCCTTCTTCGAAGGCTCGCGAACTCCGCCTTCCGGCTGTTGGGCCGGCTGCTGAGGAAAGACCTCTCTGCGCAGGCGGAGCACGTCGACATCATCCTCGCGCAGTTCGACACGAGCCTCAAGGACATGACGAGTAACAGAGCCCTCGTGGCCGGGTCCCTCGTCTTGATATTAGTGGCCTGGTGCCTGGACGTCTCGGTCGCCTACATCGCCTTCATGGCCATGGGCAGCCCGGTGTCCCCGGTGCTCGTGGTCACCGTGTTCTCGGTCATGGTCATACTCCAGATGCTGCCTATATTCCTGCCCGGGGGCATCGGCGTCGTCGACATCGTGATGACGACGCTGTACATGACGGTGGGGATAAGCAAGAACGCCGCGGCCGGGGCCACCATCATGGTGCGCTTCGTCACGCTGTGGTTCCTCACCGCGCTGGGCGGCCTCGTCACGCTATACCTGACGAAAGCCCATGGAAAAAACGGCGCCAGATGA
- a CDS encoding bifunctional nuclease family protein, with product MSDYVPVKVRGVYFVSTITGPQAVVFIAADNERMVPIYIGLAEAISIDIALRNETTPRPMTHDLMKSVMDNFNIRIDRIIIDDLDEQVFYARLMLKDTDKEIEIDARPSDCIALAVRMNASIFIDPEIFDKVAVDRKDIEAAGNLEEFFE from the coding sequence ATGAGCGACTACGTGCCCGTGAAGGTGAGGGGCGTCTATTTTGTGAGCACGATCACCGGCCCCCAGGCCGTCGTGTTCATCGCGGCGGACAACGAGCGTATGGTCCCCATCTATATCGGGCTCGCCGAGGCCATCTCCATCGACATCGCGCTCAGGAACGAGACCACGCCCAGGCCGATGACCCACGACCTCATGAAGTCGGTGATGGACAACTTCAACATCAGGATCGACCGCATCATCATCGACGACCTTGACGAGCAGGTGTTCTACGCCAGGCTCATGCTCAAGGACACGGACAAGGAGATCGAGATCGACGCCCGGCCCAGCGACTGTATCGCCCTCGCCGTGCGGATGAACGCGAGCATCTTCATCGACCCCGAGATCTTCGACAAGGTCGCTGTCGACCGCAAGGATATCGAGGCGGCCGGCAACCTCGAGGAATTTTTCGAGTAG